One genomic region from Chthonomonas calidirosea T49 encodes:
- a CDS encoding thiamine pyrophosphate-dependent dehydrogenase E1 component subunit alpha encodes MLARFYHALYRIRRVEEEIARIYPTDKIKSPCHLSIGQEAIAVAVCEALLPEDVVFMTYRGHAHYLAKGGDLNRMIAELYGKATGCAKGKGGSMHLVDAEMGIMGASAVVGTSLPQSVGYAYALKVRKANSIVASFFGDGATEEGAAHESLNFAALKRLPVLFICENNGYAIHSRRQARQANSDLCAWASSYGIPTAKADSNDIFSLYETAQQAVEHVRRGQGPYFLECLTYRWKEHVGPGDDFHVGYRSLDELQPWLEKDPLRALAQQLEPTLRCAIETEIEQEIAAAFTFAEESPWPNPSELFTDTFHEVQHGAIVNVR; translated from the coding sequence ATGCTGGCGCGTTTCTACCACGCACTCTACCGTATACGCCGTGTCGAAGAAGAGATCGCCCGGATTTACCCCACCGATAAGATCAAAAGCCCGTGCCACCTGTCCATAGGTCAGGAGGCCATTGCCGTCGCCGTATGTGAGGCGCTTCTACCGGAGGATGTGGTGTTTATGACCTATCGCGGACATGCCCACTATCTTGCCAAAGGCGGCGATTTGAACCGCATGATCGCCGAGCTTTACGGTAAAGCCACCGGCTGCGCGAAAGGTAAAGGCGGCTCGATGCACCTTGTGGATGCAGAAATGGGCATTATGGGAGCCTCCGCTGTGGTAGGCACCTCGTTGCCCCAATCGGTAGGCTATGCCTACGCCCTCAAAGTGCGCAAGGCCAATTCCATCGTGGCTAGTTTTTTTGGGGACGGAGCCACCGAGGAGGGGGCCGCTCATGAAAGCCTCAACTTCGCCGCCTTAAAGCGTCTGCCAGTCCTCTTCATTTGTGAAAACAATGGCTATGCCATCCATTCTCGTCGGCAAGCGCGACAGGCCAATTCAGACCTCTGCGCCTGGGCCAGTTCCTATGGCATACCCACAGCAAAAGCCGATAGCAACGACATCTTCTCCCTCTATGAAACGGCACAACAGGCCGTTGAGCACGTACGCCGTGGGCAAGGTCCCTATTTCCTTGAATGCCTCACCTATCGCTGGAAGGAGCATGTGGGGCCGGGAGACGATTTTCATGTTGGCTATCGCTCGCTCGATGAGCTGCAACCATGGCTGGAGAAAGACCCGCTACGGGCGCTGGCCCAGCAGCTAGAGCCCACGCTGCGCTGCGCTATCGAGACAGAGATCGAACAAGAGATCGCAGCTGCTTTTACTTTCGCCGAAGAGTCGCCCTGGCCTAACCCATCAGAACTATTCACCGATACATTCCACGAGGTGCAACATGGAGCGATTGTTAACG
- a CDS encoding NAD-dependent epimerase/dehydratase family protein: MNLDKHTKIWIAGSDTFLGSALLKAFQRAGYTHCSGDPVGIDLTNPSDVEMLLARFRPTVVLVAAGLSGGIGLNKRQPACLMTHNLQIVTNILPAAHSFGVKRLLYFASSCIYPRECPMPAREEMLMSGPMEPTSEFYSMAKLTGVKLCEAFHRQYGADFFAVIPTNLYGPQDALDPERAHVVGALLNRIGWAKQMQLAEVQIWGTGNARRELLHVDDAAEAAVLLTERYAEEKPVNIGGGEVYSVRELAEKISEVVGYTGRLCFDISQPDGAPYKALDGRILREMGWRPRRTLVEGLQEMWHHFLELLSGEQRRVA; encoded by the coding sequence ATGAATCTAGATAAGCATACAAAGATCTGGATAGCCGGCTCCGATACGTTTCTGGGCTCGGCCTTGTTAAAAGCTTTTCAACGAGCTGGCTATACACACTGTTCTGGCGACCCAGTAGGTATAGACCTCACCAATCCATCCGATGTGGAGATGCTGCTCGCCCGCTTTAGGCCTACCGTTGTTCTTGTTGCGGCAGGACTTTCCGGCGGAATCGGGTTGAACAAACGCCAGCCGGCCTGCCTAATGACACACAATCTTCAGATAGTTACCAATATCCTTCCAGCCGCACACAGTTTTGGGGTAAAGCGGCTCCTCTACTTCGCAAGCTCCTGCATCTATCCGAGAGAGTGCCCTATGCCGGCGCGTGAGGAGATGCTAATGAGCGGGCCTATGGAACCGACCAGTGAGTTCTACTCCATGGCAAAACTGACCGGTGTAAAGCTTTGTGAGGCGTTTCATCGGCAGTACGGTGCCGATTTCTTCGCCGTGATCCCCACAAACCTCTACGGCCCTCAAGATGCCTTAGACCCAGAGCGCGCCCATGTTGTGGGTGCCCTGCTGAACCGTATTGGCTGGGCAAAACAGATGCAGCTCGCAGAAGTGCAGATTTGGGGCACGGGCAATGCCCGACGGGAGCTATTGCATGTTGACGACGCAGCAGAAGCGGCGGTGCTGTTAACAGAGCGCTATGCGGAGGAGAAACCGGTGAATATCGGAGGGGGCGAAGTGTATAGCGTTCGTGAGCTGGCAGAAAAGATCAGCGAAGTGGTTGGCTACACAGGCCGCCTCTGCTTCGATATCTCGCAGCCAGACGGCGCTCCCTACAAAGCGCTTGATGGGCGCATTTTGAGAGAGATGGGTTGGAGACCACGGCGCACTTTAGTCGAGGGGCTACAAGAGATGTGGCACCACTTCTTAGAGTTGCTCTCTGGAGAGCAGCGCAGAGTGGCTTAG
- a CDS encoding kinase has translation MIISRTPYRISFFGGGTDYPAWFRTYGGAVLAATIDKYCYLSCRYLPPFFDFRYRVVYARTESTTTVDAIEHPAVREVLRFLEIERGLSIQHDGDLPARSGMGSSSAFTVGLLNALHALKGQIATQQQLAQEAILVEQERLKEVVGCQDQVMAAYGGLNHITFLPDSQFLVRPVTLTSERLLELNASLMLFYTGVKRTAAQVAETYVQHLNAKKQQLRVMKALVEEGLSILTSQRDLREFGELLHEGWELKRSLSDSVSNQRIDAIYETARKAGALGGKITGAGGGGFLLLFVPPENQPTVKEALASLIHVPFHFDFSGSRIIYFDPETDYAIVEQERMRQPLTAFEELAFTTPSQAA, from the coding sequence ATGATCATCAGCAGAACACCCTATCGCATCTCTTTTTTTGGAGGAGGGACCGACTACCCGGCCTGGTTTCGTACCTATGGCGGCGCCGTGCTTGCCGCCACCATTGACAAGTACTGCTATCTCAGCTGCCGCTATCTGCCTCCCTTCTTCGACTTTCGATATCGTGTGGTCTACGCGAGAACCGAGAGTACAACCACAGTGGATGCCATCGAACACCCGGCCGTGCGCGAGGTGCTCCGTTTTTTAGAGATCGAGCGCGGACTTTCCATTCAACATGACGGCGATCTGCCGGCACGCAGCGGCATGGGCTCTAGCTCCGCTTTCACGGTGGGCCTATTGAACGCGCTTCATGCCCTCAAGGGGCAAATAGCGACCCAACAACAGCTAGCCCAAGAGGCCATTTTGGTCGAGCAAGAGCGTTTAAAGGAGGTGGTCGGTTGCCAAGACCAGGTTATGGCCGCCTATGGCGGGTTGAACCACATAACCTTTTTACCGGACAGTCAATTTTTAGTGAGACCGGTTACCCTTACCTCAGAGAGACTTTTGGAGTTGAATGCCAGCCTCATGTTGTTTTATACAGGAGTCAAACGAACAGCCGCCCAAGTGGCTGAGACCTATGTGCAACACCTCAACGCCAAGAAGCAGCAGCTGCGGGTTATGAAAGCGCTCGTGGAGGAGGGCCTCTCCATATTAACGAGCCAGCGCGACCTTAGGGAGTTCGGCGAGCTGCTGCATGAGGGTTGGGAGCTAAAGCGCTCCCTTAGCGATTCGGTAAGTAACCAGCGCATTGACGCTATCTACGAGACGGCACGCAAGGCTGGAGCTCTCGGTGGCAAGATCACCGGTGCCGGAGGAGGAGGTTTTCTCCTGCTCTTTGTGCCCCCAGAAAATCAACCCACAGTAAAAGAGGCCCTCGCAAGCCTCATCCATGTGCCTTTTCACTTCGACTTCTCTGGGAGCCGTATTATCTACTTCGACCCAGAAACCGACTACGCCATCGTGGAGCAAGAACGAATGCGGCAACCGCTTACCGCATTTGAGGAGTTAGCCTTCACCACCCCGTCTCAGGCAGCCTAG
- a CDS encoding NAD-dependent epimerase/dehydratase family protein: protein MAVNTNELPLRRSLLVTGAAGYLGAVFCEQALHAGYRVVGIDNLLYNQPSLLHLCSHPNFDFVQGDIRDKQLMCSLLRRADAIVNFAGIVGAPACDRNPWLAREVNYEAVKQLNRLRSSQQLFLQPTSNSGYGTKSGETFCTEETPLEPISLYGRTKVEAEAELLASPNAISLRLATVFGASPRMRLDLLVNHFVYTAVTDGYLVLFEAGFKRNYVHIRDVADGFLFCLEHADRMVGQAYNLGLDSANLSKYELALKVKEFVPEFHIVCSDIGSDPDKRNYIVSSEKLRRMGFEARRGLEEGIRELLKAYALLGRRPFRNI, encoded by the coding sequence ATGGCCGTGAATACAAATGAGCTTCCGCTGAGACGCTCCCTCCTCGTAACAGGAGCGGCAGGCTATCTCGGAGCCGTGTTTTGCGAGCAAGCGCTGCATGCGGGCTACCGTGTTGTAGGCATAGATAACCTGCTCTATAACCAACCAAGCCTCCTACATCTTTGCAGCCATCCAAACTTCGATTTTGTTCAAGGTGACATACGCGATAAGCAGCTCATGTGCTCTCTTTTACGTCGTGCCGATGCCATCGTCAACTTCGCCGGCATCGTGGGCGCCCCAGCCTGCGATCGTAACCCGTGGTTAGCGCGCGAGGTCAACTATGAGGCCGTAAAACAGCTCAATCGCCTTCGTAGTTCTCAGCAGCTCTTCCTGCAGCCCACCAGCAACAGCGGCTATGGCACCAAATCTGGAGAGACCTTCTGCACTGAAGAGACTCCTCTAGAGCCTATCTCCCTCTATGGGCGTACAAAAGTGGAGGCGGAGGCGGAGCTACTGGCCAGCCCAAACGCCATCTCTCTGCGTCTAGCCACGGTATTCGGAGCCTCGCCGCGAATGCGTCTTGATCTCCTGGTGAACCATTTCGTCTATACGGCCGTTACAGATGGTTATCTTGTGCTTTTCGAGGCAGGTTTCAAACGCAACTACGTGCACATTCGTGATGTGGCCGACGGCTTTCTGTTCTGTTTGGAGCACGCCGACCGCATGGTGGGGCAAGCCTACAACTTAGGCCTTGATAGCGCCAACCTCTCCAAATACGAACTCGCTCTAAAAGTGAAGGAGTTCGTCCCAGAGTTTCATATTGTTTGCTCTGATATAGGTTCCGACCCCGATAAGCGCAACTATATTGTCTCCAGCGAAAAGCTCAGGCGCATGGGCTTTGAGGCTCGAAGAGGGCTAGAAGAGGGCATTCGCGAACTGCTGAAGGCCTATGCGCTTTTGGGAAGACGACCCTTCAGGAATATCTAA
- a CDS encoding S41 family peptidase, translated as MEKLNSTTVKNAQEVGFMNATAKRSALKRSALFGAFGFSILFTLALQSMAFPLARHQQELGSQEESNLLALPPEKPILGMSTPALSPDGKEICFVYRGSLWLVSSKGGKATRLTIRNTTDFDPHWSPDGQFIAFSSLRRGNFGIYIVPARGGEPRQVTYFSGSNWVTDWMPDGYHLLFYSAGRDTHTFAIFSIDLRDRSLKQLTHDTEPLRFAVSSPDGKQIAYTRSGQPWWRAWYRGSVAAQTMVEDLATGKVHQVLSTPSQQFWPLYAPDGKSLFITTIYGHSNTPNIWRVPLDGGPPQAVTHYTTDAVRWPSIARNGSLICYLYKGDIYTVKPDGSDAHPLTIYAPSDSPVQNTEQMVLHDGADESHLSPDGKTLALVLKGNIWLVPTTGGDAERLTNNIANNNDLTWSPDGTHIGFISDVGNQPDLYTIDVKTKQITRLTNDMSQESNTNWSPDGVYIAYAKAGPKPGLYVVRAAGGEPERMVAAGNGDNLYGTGINSFAWSPDSKWLAFSRMDRYGTRDIWVVPTVGGTPVNVTAYPNNNTDPQFTKDGKYLIFISDRNGTSQLFRLPLLKPGLEPKQPPNAPVQVKIDFDGITDRAQLIQTPTPVDDYAITPDSKYIVFHANNNFWAVPVQGGSVTQLTSQGEPGGGIEFTPDGKRFFYLGANGTPRSLGAPPGPAGTPEVVSFSANYTFNRKLLYLQAFNEFYRRFGAAFYDPSMNGVNWPALRSKYASQLDGVGTPWEFANLLSEMVGEVNSSHSEISPAITPSGPQTATLGLKYDYNYPGPGLKVVSVMPDGPGDQPQSRINPGDYILQVDGKPVSMNEYYYQTLQDKAGKTVKLLVNTKPTEQGARTVEIKPITQSQWADLEYKNWVKQNRELVDKLSGGRLAYIHIRAMDQSSLRSFERDLYSIAMRKEGLILDIRRNGGGNTHNEVLRALDQKVYAYTKPRDGLLETQPLRAFTKPIVLLIDQNSYSDAEIFAASFEALKRGLVVGVPTPGYVIGTYEGTLVDGTHFRLPSWGYYTLSGQNLENLGVKPDIIVVNTPNDIAEHKDNQLIVAVQTLLRELPPVSNAEENPPVVLRSANDNPNGGSAADFHGIHGTYKPSNQSKPPINP; from the coding sequence ATGGAAAAATTAAACTCCACTACCGTCAAAAACGCACAGGAGGTTGGTTTCATGAACGCTACGGCCAAGAGAAGCGCGCTCAAAAGGTCTGCGCTCTTTGGCGCTTTCGGCTTCAGCATCTTGTTTACGTTGGCTTTACAGAGCATGGCTTTTCCCCTTGCTAGACATCAGCAGGAGTTAGGTTCTCAAGAGGAATCGAACCTTCTCGCTCTTCCCCCAGAAAAACCCATCCTTGGAATGAGCACCCCTGCGCTCTCGCCGGATGGAAAAGAGATATGCTTTGTATACCGCGGAAGTCTCTGGTTGGTCTCATCGAAGGGTGGAAAAGCAACCAGGTTGACCATCCGCAACACCACCGATTTCGACCCTCACTGGTCGCCAGACGGACAGTTTATCGCCTTCTCCAGTCTGCGTCGAGGGAACTTTGGCATCTATATTGTGCCGGCTCGTGGAGGCGAGCCCCGGCAGGTAACCTACTTCAGCGGCAGCAATTGGGTTACCGATTGGATGCCGGACGGCTATCATCTTCTGTTTTATTCTGCGGGGCGCGATACGCATACCTTTGCGATTTTTTCTATAGACCTCCGCGACCGCTCTTTAAAGCAGCTGACTCACGATACGGAACCGTTGCGATTTGCCGTCAGCTCGCCGGATGGCAAACAGATCGCCTATACGCGCAGCGGGCAACCTTGGTGGCGTGCATGGTATCGGGGCAGCGTTGCGGCTCAGACCATGGTGGAGGATTTGGCAACCGGCAAAGTTCACCAGGTGCTCTCTACCCCTTCTCAACAGTTTTGGCCTCTATATGCACCGGATGGAAAGTCGCTGTTCATCACCACCATCTATGGACATAGCAATACGCCCAACATTTGGCGGGTCCCTCTAGATGGCGGTCCACCGCAAGCGGTTACCCACTACACCACCGACGCCGTGCGGTGGCCTAGTATTGCACGCAACGGCTCGCTGATCTGCTATCTCTACAAAGGAGATATCTATACGGTGAAACCGGATGGCTCCGATGCGCATCCTCTCACCATTTACGCGCCCTCGGATAGCCCTGTCCAAAATACTGAACAGATGGTGCTTCATGATGGTGCCGATGAAAGCCACCTTTCCCCCGATGGCAAAACGCTAGCCTTAGTTCTAAAAGGGAATATCTGGCTTGTGCCAACGACAGGTGGCGACGCGGAACGTCTTACAAATAACATCGCCAACAATAACGACCTCACCTGGTCTCCAGACGGCACGCATATCGGTTTCATCTCCGATGTTGGCAATCAGCCCGATCTGTATACCATAGATGTGAAGACCAAGCAGATCACGCGCCTTACGAACGATATGTCCCAAGAGAGCAACACCAACTGGTCGCCGGATGGGGTCTACATTGCCTATGCAAAGGCAGGCCCTAAACCTGGCCTCTATGTGGTGCGAGCTGCCGGTGGAGAGCCGGAGCGGATGGTGGCCGCCGGTAACGGAGATAACCTTTACGGCACAGGCATTAACTCCTTTGCATGGTCACCAGACAGCAAGTGGCTGGCCTTTTCTCGCATGGATCGCTACGGCACACGCGACATTTGGGTGGTACCTACCGTCGGTGGCACCCCTGTTAACGTAACCGCCTATCCCAATAACAACACCGATCCGCAGTTTACAAAAGATGGAAAATACCTTATTTTCATTTCCGACAGAAATGGCACTTCGCAGTTGTTTCGTTTACCTCTTCTCAAGCCGGGTTTGGAGCCAAAGCAGCCGCCGAACGCACCCGTTCAGGTGAAGATTGACTTCGATGGAATTACCGATCGGGCCCAACTTATCCAAACCCCTACGCCGGTGGATGACTATGCCATTACTCCCGACAGCAAGTACATTGTTTTTCATGCCAACAACAACTTCTGGGCTGTGCCCGTGCAGGGAGGCTCTGTAACCCAGTTGACCAGCCAAGGAGAGCCGGGCGGTGGCATTGAATTTACACCAGATGGCAAACGCTTCTTCTATCTTGGCGCCAATGGAACCCCTCGCTCGCTGGGCGCTCCTCCCGGCCCAGCAGGTACACCCGAAGTTGTTAGCTTTAGCGCGAACTATACCTTTAATCGGAAACTGCTCTATCTACAGGCCTTCAACGAGTTCTACCGCCGATTCGGGGCTGCCTTCTACGATCCAAGCATGAACGGAGTCAACTGGCCTGCATTGCGATCGAAATATGCATCTCAACTCGACGGAGTGGGCACCCCTTGGGAGTTCGCGAACCTGCTCTCTGAAATGGTCGGAGAGGTGAACTCCTCTCACTCCGAAATCTCTCCAGCCATCACGCCAAGTGGCCCCCAAACGGCTACCTTGGGGCTTAAATACGACTATAACTACCCTGGTCCTGGGCTAAAAGTGGTTAGCGTAATGCCCGACGGCCCAGGCGATCAACCCCAATCCCGAATCAATCCGGGCGACTACATTTTGCAAGTGGATGGGAAGCCGGTTTCGATGAACGAATACTATTATCAGACACTGCAAGACAAGGCTGGGAAAACCGTTAAGCTGCTCGTTAATACAAAACCTACCGAGCAGGGGGCGCGCACCGTGGAGATCAAGCCCATCACTCAAAGTCAGTGGGCCGACCTCGAGTACAAAAACTGGGTGAAGCAGAACCGCGAGTTGGTAGATAAGCTTTCGGGTGGGCGCTTGGCCTATATTCATATCCGGGCCATGGATCAAAGCTCACTCCGTAGCTTTGAACGCGACCTCTATAGCATCGCCATGCGAAAAGAGGGGCTTATCCTCGATATACGCCGAAACGGAGGGGGGAATACGCATAATGAGGTGTTGCGTGCACTCGATCAGAAGGTCTACGCCTATACCAAACCCCGTGATGGCTTGTTGGAGACGCAGCCGCTTCGGGCTTTTACCAAACCGATTGTGCTTTTGATAGACCAAAACTCCTACAGCGATGCGGAGATATTTGCCGCTAGTTTTGAGGCTCTTAAAAGAGGCCTCGTGGTGGGTGTGCCTACGCCGGGCTACGTTATCGGCACCTATGAGGGCACCCTTGTGGATGGAACGCACTTCCGCTTGCCCTCCTGGGGTTACTACACCTTGTCGGGTCAAAACCTTGAAAACCTAGGGGTTAAACCCGACATCATCGTGGTCAACACACCGAATGACATCGCCGAGCATAAGGACAATCAGCTGATCGTGGCCGTGCAGACTCTGTTGCGCGAGCTGCCGCCAGTAAGCAATGCGGAGGAGAACCCGCCCGTGGTGCTGCGCAGTGCTAACGATAACCCCAATGGAGGATCGGCTGCTGACTTTCATGGTATTCACGGCACCTACAAACCCTCAAACCAGTCCAAGCCGCCGATAAACCCATAG
- a CDS encoding anion transporter, whose amino-acid sequence MTDRGFLAVAIFSLVYLIILAGENSPRKLDRPAASLVGAVLMIVAGVLTRREAAQAIDLATLALLLGMMIVIHYATISGLLDALARTLVQRSRTPSQLLWVVCGTAGLLSALFVNDTICLLMTPLLLMVSRRAKLPTEPYLLALATSSNVGSVMTLTGNPQDILIGQSSHWSWGAYALRMVPIGLLCLLLNGAIVRWLYAKQLSGLEMPAENTLAEPTARLDRKLATKTGVVISGLLIAFLAGAPMDLAALCAAVALLIWANRPTEETFARVDWALLLFFAGLFVVVDGVNRAEGPVFARLAPLLFHNAGSLMQLSLFSLASVIGSNLFSNVPFVMLARGWVASHSQAPLLWLVLAASSTFAGNLTLLGSVANLIVAQGAKEECPLGFWAFLKVGIPSTLITTFAATLTLWVYRRLGLV is encoded by the coding sequence ATGACAGACAGAGGCTTCCTTGCAGTTGCCATTTTCTCTTTGGTCTACCTCATCATTCTCGCCGGAGAGAACTCCCCACGTAAGCTCGACCGCCCCGCTGCCAGCCTTGTAGGTGCCGTTCTGATGATTGTGGCCGGCGTGCTAACGCGCCGTGAGGCCGCGCAAGCCATTGACCTAGCCACCCTGGCCCTCCTGCTTGGAATGATGATCGTTATCCACTACGCCACTATTTCGGGTCTCCTCGATGCGCTTGCAAGAACGCTGGTTCAACGCAGCCGTACGCCAAGCCAGCTCCTTTGGGTCGTATGCGGAACCGCAGGCCTGCTCTCCGCTCTTTTTGTGAACGATACCATCTGCTTGCTCATGACTCCCCTTCTGCTAATGGTTTCCCGTCGCGCCAAGTTGCCAACAGAACCCTACTTATTGGCTTTGGCCACAAGCAGCAACGTAGGCTCCGTAATGACGCTTACAGGCAATCCGCAAGACATTCTCATCGGCCAATCCTCTCACTGGAGCTGGGGAGCCTATGCTTTAAGGATGGTACCCATCGGACTGCTCTGCCTTCTTCTCAACGGAGCGATCGTGCGTTGGCTCTACGCCAAACAGCTTAGTGGGCTTGAGATGCCCGCAGAGAACACGCTTGCAGAACCGACAGCACGACTCGATCGCAAGCTGGCGACAAAAACGGGCGTGGTGATTTCGGGTCTACTGATAGCCTTTTTGGCGGGTGCCCCTATGGATCTGGCCGCCCTCTGTGCCGCCGTGGCCTTGCTGATTTGGGCTAACCGGCCAACCGAAGAGACGTTTGCGCGAGTGGACTGGGCGCTGCTGTTGTTCTTTGCCGGGCTCTTCGTGGTGGTAGACGGGGTTAATCGTGCGGAGGGGCCGGTTTTTGCCCGATTGGCTCCCCTTCTTTTCCATAATGCTGGCAGCTTGATGCAGTTAAGCCTCTTTTCGTTGGCTTCTGTCATCGGTAGCAATCTGTTCAGCAACGTGCCTTTCGTGATGCTAGCACGAGGGTGGGTGGCCTCGCACTCACAGGCACCCCTTCTATGGCTTGTTCTGGCGGCCTCGAGCACTTTTGCCGGCAACCTCACGCTGCTGGGCAGTGTGGCTAACCTGATCGTAGCCCAAGGGGCGAAGGAGGAATGCCCACTAGGCTTTTGGGCTTTTTTGAAGGTGGGCATTCCTTCTACCCTTATCACCACCTTTGCGGCAACCCTCACACTATGGGTTTATCGGCGGCTTGGACTGGTTTGA
- a CDS encoding Gfo/Idh/MocA family protein — translation MHILFNRYQETRRKFLTRAIAAIAATGLPAWYEKEAIASERALDAERPRRLGPNDTIQFGLIGCGGKKGGFRQGLNDAHAAASKAGCKVVAVCDVDRTHCADAANEFGPGTKQYHDFRDLLADKTIDAVIIGTPDHWHVQIAIAALRAGKDVYCEKPLTLTIDEGKKLVRVAQETGRVFQVGSQQRSDPRFRLACEIVRNGLIGKIKTVTAHLPTGPTGGPFQPQPVPEDLDFDFWLGPAPADPSILHGDVIDDVIFNFWRSPVAEPNLLPDYFPERVYGNFRWWLDYSGGMMTDWGAHHNDIAQWGLGTDHTGPVKIQGFGRGPTIGVNCYNTFPEFDIYSTYADGTVLHTTNQGENGVTFEGENGTVFVSRSRIEASDPKLLTTPLPPNAVRLYVSNDHMQNFIDCIRSRKETICPASVGHRSATICHLGNISLRLGGKILYWDPEHETFHNDPVAEAMLSRPRRRPWLL, via the coding sequence ATGCATATCCTTTTCAATCGCTATCAAGAAACCCGACGAAAGTTTCTCACTCGTGCTATTGCAGCCATCGCAGCAACAGGCTTGCCGGCATGGTACGAAAAAGAGGCGATAGCCTCCGAGCGTGCACTCGACGCCGAACGTCCGCGCCGCCTTGGGCCAAACGATACCATTCAGTTCGGTCTTATCGGCTGTGGAGGGAAAAAGGGCGGTTTTCGACAAGGATTGAACGACGCCCATGCCGCCGCTAGTAAGGCCGGCTGCAAAGTGGTTGCCGTTTGCGATGTAGACCGCACCCACTGCGCCGACGCGGCCAACGAGTTCGGCCCCGGCACAAAACAGTATCATGACTTTCGTGACCTCTTGGCCGATAAGACCATTGACGCCGTGATCATCGGCACACCCGACCACTGGCATGTCCAGATCGCGATAGCTGCCCTACGGGCTGGCAAGGATGTCTACTGTGAAAAACCGCTCACACTTACCATTGATGAAGGCAAGAAGCTGGTGCGTGTGGCTCAAGAAACCGGCCGCGTATTTCAGGTAGGAAGCCAGCAACGCTCGGACCCTCGTTTTCGTCTTGCCTGTGAGATCGTCCGGAACGGGCTCATCGGTAAGATCAAGACGGTGACAGCCCACCTGCCTACCGGGCCTACCGGGGGCCCCTTCCAGCCACAACCGGTGCCAGAGGATCTGGATTTCGACTTCTGGCTCGGCCCTGCACCCGCCGACCCTTCTATCCTCCATGGGGATGTAATAGATGACGTTATCTTCAACTTCTGGCGCAGTCCTGTTGCCGAACCCAACCTCTTGCCCGACTATTTCCCTGAGAGAGTTTACGGAAACTTTCGATGGTGGTTGGACTACTCCGGAGGCATGATGACCGATTGGGGTGCCCATCATAATGATATCGCTCAATGGGGGCTCGGTACCGACCACACCGGCCCAGTAAAGATACAAGGGTTTGGCCGAGGACCTACCATTGGTGTCAACTGCTATAATACCTTCCCCGAGTTCGATATCTACTCTACCTACGCCGATGGTACCGTTCTCCACACCACGAACCAAGGCGAAAATGGGGTGACGTTTGAGGGAGAAAACGGCACGGTGTTTGTATCGCGCAGTCGCATCGAGGCCAGTGACCCCAAACTGCTCACCACGCCCCTCCCACCTAACGCCGTAAGGCTCTATGTCTCCAACGACCACATGCAGAACTTTATAGACTGCATTCGCTCCCGCAAAGAGACCATCTGCCCGGCGAGCGTGGGACATCGTTCGGCCACTATATGCCATCTTGGAAACATCTCATTGAGGCTAGGCGGCAAAATTCTTTACTGGGACCCCGAGCATGAGACCTTCCATAACGATCCGGTGGCCGAAGCCATGTTGAGTCGCCCACGCCGTAGACCGTGGTTGCTCTAG